The Deltaproteobacteria bacterium DNA window TGGCGACGTGGCTGCGTGCGGCCCCCGCGGAGCACGCGCGCGCGATTCCACCGGAGGCCGATCGTGCCGAGTTGCTCCGCCTGACGAAGCTCCTCCGCAAGCACGAGCTCGAGACCATCGAGGCGTGCCGCGACACCCAGGCGCGATTGGCTGGTGCCGGCGACGACGGCGCAATCGTCGGCATCTTGCTGGAGGCCATGACCATGGATAGCGAGAAGCACCATCGGTTGCTCGGCGCCGTGGAGCGGATGCTGACGAGCTGAGGAGATCCGCCAATGGATGCACGGCACTACGACGCGATCGTGATCGGGAGCGGCCCCGGTGGCCTTTCGTGTGCGACGCTCCTCCAGAAGCGAGGCATCGCCACCCTGTTGGTCGAGAAGAACGGCTTCCTCGGCGGCAAGATGGTGAGCGTCAAGAAGGACGGCTACGCCTACGACCTCTTTCCTCACGGGCAGGTCCCCATGCGCCAGCCCGCCTTCGAGTCGATCTTCGTAGAGCTCGGTGTCGGTGACGAGTTCCGGCCGGCGCTGCAGCCCGACGACACGCGGGACGTCATCAAGATCTGCTACCGCCGCCGGGACTGGAAGGACTACAAGCTCGCCGCGCAGTCGCAGGCGATGACCGACGCCACCCCGTTCTTTCGGCTGTGGGAGATCGACGAAGAGGCCCAGCAAAAGGTCGTCGCGATCATGGCCGAGATCGCGACGATGCCCGACGAGCAGGTCGATACGCTCGACGGCGTCAGCATGCACGAGTTCCTGGCGCGCCGCGACACGCCGGAGGCGCTCTACAGCTACATGGCGTTTCACGCCAACGCGTCGCTTGCCGAGCCGATCGATCTCGTGGCGGCATCGGAGCAGATTCGCATCCTCAAGCAGATCATGCTGCAGGGAGGAGGCGGCCAATACAAAGGCGGCTTCGGCTTGCTCACCGACGTCATGGCGCGCGAGTTCGAAAAGAACGGCGGTGTCATCGTCCGCAGCGCCAAGGTCGAGAAGATCATCGTCGAGGACGGCGCCGTCACCGGCGTGACGACGACGAAGGGGACGTTCGCGGCACGGGTCGTGGTGAGCAGCGCCGGCATCCAGCCGACGGTCCTGAAGCTGGTCGACGCGCAGCACTTCGATCGCAGCTACCTGAACTACATCAAGGGACTGGCTCCCGGCTGGGGATTCACCAGCATCCGCTACTTCCTGAACAAGCCCGTCATGGACGTACCCATGTACGTCGCCTACTCGGACGACAGTTGGTGGAACATGGAGCGCTTCCGGCGCGTCAAGGAGGGTCGGATTCCCGACGAGGTGATCCTCTTCATGTGCAACCACTCTTTCTACGACGAAGAGGCGGCGCCGCCCGGCAAGCAGGTCCTGGTTTCCGGGACCATCTGCTCACCCAATCCCGAAGCCGAGGAGATCGCGGGATTGTGGAAGCGCATGGACGAGCAGATGGTGAAGTTCTTTCCGGAGATCTGGAACGCGATCGAACGCAAGGAGTACGCCGGGCCGCGCGACATCAGCAAGATGACCCGCGACGGCGTGCTCCCCGGTCAGGGCGGCGAGTGCGTCGGCCTCGGGCAGATCGTCGGCCAGTGCGGCAAGATGAAGCCCGACCCGGCCGCACCCATTCGCGGCCTCTACTACGCGGGAGCCGATGCCGGTGGTGCCGGTATGGGCACGCATCAGGCGGCCTGTTCGGGGATCGAGGTGGCGCGGTTGGTCGGACACTTTCTCAACAAGCTCCACAAGACCCAGTAATCCCGTTCGGATTGCGAACAGAGCGAGGTGTGAGATGGCAGAGACATCGTACGACGTGATCGTGATCGGAGCGGGCTTCGGCGGCAGTGCGTGCGCCGGTCTGCTGGCAAAGCGCGGGCTCCGGGTCCTCCTCGTCGAGAAGAACGCCAGGGCCGGCGGCAAGGCGATGAGCCTCAGCAAGCACGGCTTCACCTACACCGCGTGGGTCGTCATCGGCGCCCCGGTGATCGGCAACCTCTACGAGGCCGTAGCGAAGGAGCTCGGCGTGGAGGATCTCGTCCAACTGGTCACGCCCGGCGCTCCCGCGAGCCTCTACAAAACCTCGTCGGGCGCGTACACGCGGGTGCCCGACATGCCCGTCGGACAGACCGACCCGATGCAGATCTTCGACTGGCTCGAGGTCGCGCCCGCCGATCGGGATGCGGCCCTGATGTTCTTCGCCGGACTGACGATGATGCCGCCCGAGGAGATCGCGAAACTCCACGGCGTCAGCTTCCAGGACTGGATCGAACGTCAGCACATTCCGCGTTCGCTCTACGCGTTCCTGGTGAGCAATTGCTGCGACGGCATGTTCATGGTGCCGGTCGACCAACTGGATGCGGCGGAGGCCATCGCGAGCCTGCAGGACATGTTTCTCCGGCACGGAGGCATGTTCTGTCGAGGCGGCTTCGGCCGTGTCGCCGAGGCGTATTGCGAGGCGGTGCGCCGCTTCGGCGGCACCGTGCTGATGAAGACCAAGACCGAACGCATCCTCGTGGAGGACGGCGCGGTCGCCGGGGTCGTCACCAGCGCCGGGACGTTCCGCGCCCCGATCGTCATCAGCAACGCCGGCCTGCAGCCGACGGTCCTGAGATTGCTCGGCGAGCGAGACTGTCCGCCCGAATACCGGGAATACGTCGAGCGTCTGGTCCCCTCGTGGTCGCTGCTCGGGTATCGCTATTTCCTGCGCCGACCGGTGATCGATGCCGCGTTCGGCGTGGTGTTCTCGGACACCAGCCCGTGGACTCTCGATCGGCTCGAGAAGGCGCATGCCGGCCAGGCCTCACGTGAAGGCGTCGTCTACTTCGAGGTTCCATCGAACTACGATCCGGAAGCGGCTCCCGCCGGCAAGCAGATGGTGCTGACGGGCTCCTTCTGCCCGCCGAGTCCGCAGATGACGCGCGCGGAGATCGAGGCCTGGGCCCAGGCCGGGGAGGACGTGATCTTCAAGGCGTTCCCCGCGCTGGAAGACGCCATCGAGGAGAAGGAGCTCTACACGCCGAAGGACGTCTCCAACCTCACGCGCGAGTCCGCGATCCATGGCCACGGCGGCGAGACCATCGGCCTCGGGCAGATCGTCGGCCAGTGCGGGCCGAGCAAGCCGTCCATCCAGGCTCCGGTTCGCGGCCTGTTCGTCGTCGGCTGCGACGCCGGTGGAAGTGGCGTCGGGACGCAGCAGGCGATCGCCTCGGGGAGGAACGTCGCTGAGGCCGTGTTCCGCCACCATCACGCGTCGCGGGCCGCGTGATGGTCCGGCGCGATGGTCAATCCACCGGCACGGGCTTCGGGCTCACCGTTCTCCAGCCGCCACGTCAGTGCCGACGCCGCTGGTCACAGCAACGTCGGCACTGGCGGTAGCAGGTAACCGGTGCCGAAGGTCCCGAGTGCTTCGGCGAAGAAGATCAGCCGGGTCGCGCGCGGGGGAAAGACGAACGAGGTGAAGCGGATGCTGCCGCTCGAGCCGCCGACGTCGGCGCCCACGACCGTCGCGAGGTTGGTCACCACGACGCCCGTCGCCGTGAATCCGGTGTCGGCGATCGTGGATCCGTCGGCGCCCGCGGCGAAGACGTTCCAGTCCGTCGCGCCGACCTGCGCGCGGAGCGGCAGGCCCGAGACATCCTCGAAGTTCACGAAGATGAGCTGGTCGCCCCCGAGATCCGAGGAGGCGAGATCGTCCGGGTTGTAATAGGCGGAGAGATCGAGGCCACTCGGGAGGATCGGCCGCAGCGAGACCATCTGGTTGTCGATGGTGGCGCCGAAGTCGGGAAAGCTGTCGTCGGCGTTCACGGCCGAGCGCGCCGCGGCGGGGGCGCCCCACGCCGAGCCGGTCGCGAGATTCGCGACCGTGAAGTTGCCGGTGAGGGCGGCGCTCACGATGGCCGTCCCGACCTCGTTCACGCCGGTTGCGAAGGCGGCGCCGGCCTGCGCGGGGAGACCGCTCGCGCGCAGCTCGCCGACGTCGAGCACGCGGAGCCCGAACGCGGGCAGGGTGATCGTGTGGGCGAACGGCACACCGTCGAAGCCGGGCGCGTAGAAGAGCACCGTGACCGTCAACTCGCCCGGCATGACGTTCCGCACGGTGAGAAACGTGGTGAAGTTCTCTCGCGCGTCGTAGTAGAAGACCAGCTGGTCGCCCTGGGTATCGGGCCGCTCGAGCGCCGCCGGCGCTGGAGGGATGAATGCTTCGACCTGCGAGGTCCATCCCAGGAGCCACCACGCCACGAGGGCCAACACCGTCCGTCTCCGCATACCGCCTCCTCGCCGATGGAGTGTCCGTGAAGCGCCCCCGCTGCCGTCGCCGGGCGGCTGCGGACACGCCTTCACGGATCTCGAACAGCCCTAACCGAGCACGTCCCCGGCGTCTAGTGAGATGAGGTCCATCATGCTTCGGGCTGACGTTCTTCGCGATGGCGGCGATGCTCTTTCGGCTCACCCCGAGTGCGAGTAGAGCCACAAGCCAAACAAGGCCGCGCTCAGGAGCACCAAGGCCTCACAGCAAGCGATGAAGACGATGAGGCGCTCCCCCGTCCGGGCCTTCGGTTCGTCCGGATCGAGCAGGAAGCCGCGTTCCGTACGCTCGACTCCGAACCAACGCGACCATCGGCTTCCCGCCATGCCGCGGTCCTACCCGGAGCCGCCGACGGAATCCGCGGCGCGGACGTCCACGCCGTACGTCGGCGCGAGCCGCTTCACCGCTGCGCGGCGGCCGACGCCTGCAGGCCCGACGCCGGCTCGTAGGCGAGCACCTCGACCAGGAGGACCCGCCGGCGGGTCGTGCCGACGGTCCGGCGATAGCGGACGAGCCGCCCCGTTTCGGGGTCGAACTCGGCGCGCAGGTCGACCGCCGGCGTGTCGCCGACCGCCTCGATGGTCGTCCAGCGGAGATCGGTCTGTAGCAGGTCGAAGATCCCCTGGACCGAGTAGTCGTCGCGCTCCCGGTCGGCGCCGCCGACCGGGTGGCCGTCGCGGGTGCGCTTCACGAGGGTGCCGCCCGCCACCTCGATCTCCCATACCTCCACCGGAGCGCGTGGCGGCCGCACCCGCACGACCGCGCGATAGGAGCTGGAACCGTGCGCCTGCCAGCGCTGGCGGGCCGCCGCCAGCGACGCCTCGGTCAACGGCTCCATCGGGGGCGGCCCGAGCAGTGAGCAGCCGGCGAGCAGCAGCAGGACGGCTCCCCATGCCGTCCTTGCCCGCCGGCTGGTCGTCGCGTGACCAGGGCGTGCCGTGCCTGAGTCGGTCACGCGAACCTCCTTACTTCACTTCAGGACGTCAGGGCGTGCTCGATCTCTTCCTCGTGGGCGGCCCAGTCCTTCTCGTAGACCGTCCATTCGCCTTCCTCGAGCTCGAGCTCACGAACGAGCACGCGGCCCCTCGACAGGATGAACCAGAGGAGAGGCAGGACGCCGCCGAAGAGGAAGATGACCCCTCCGATCGTGCGCAGCCAGGTCAACTTCACCCACACGGGGCCGGTCACGAAGTCGTTGGTCCGGGCGTACCAGAACCCGTGCGTCACGACCGCCGCCATCTGATACAGACCGACGGGAAACAGATCGAGCACCATCATCAGCACGAGTCCAGCCTGGAGCGACCAGAAACTCGTCCGGAGGAGCTTCTCGTTCCAGGCGGCGCGCGGGAACAAGTGCTGGCAGCAGAACAGTACGCCAGCCAGGGCGATGTTGCCCTTCACCCCGAACATCGCGGCGTGGGCATGATTGTGCGTCAGGTACGTCCCGTGCTCGAAGTAGTTCACGATCGGAAGGTTGATCAATGAGCCGAAGACCCCCGCGCCGACGATGTTCCAGAAGTTGCATGCGAGGATGAACAGCCACACGCCTTCCATCACGAATTTCTGCTTCCCTTGGGCCCTGTGCTCGCCCGCCCGGAGCTTCTCGTTCCGCATGCGCCACGCGTCCAGCGTCATCAGCAGGAGGGGCAGCACCTGCATGGTGGAGAAGACGCTCCCGAGCGCGATGATGCCCGTCGGCTTGGCGATCCAGTAGAAGTTGTGGGAAATGCCGACGATCGCCGTGATCAGAAACATCATCACGGCCAAGAAGATGACCCGTTCCGCCATGGAGCGGTTCAACAGTCCCATCTGCACGAGCAGATAGGCGACGATGCAGGTCGTGAACACCTCGAACGTGACCTCGACCCACATGTGCACGGTCATCCAGCGCCAGTAGTCCGTGATGGCGAAGTTCCCGCTCGGCGTCGCGCCGAGCCCGAAGAACAGGAACAACACCATGATGCCGCTGCCGTAGAACAGCCATGCTGGCACCGACCACATGTTCTGCTTCGTGATCCACGGCCGCACGCCCCGGTAGATGATCGCGATCCAGAGTACGAACGAGGCGAGCATCAGGATGTGCCAGAAGCGGCCGAGCTCCATGAACTCCCAGCCCTGGCTCCCGAGCCAGTACGACGCGGTGTCGCTCATGTATCCCATGTGTCCGAAATAGATGCCGAACAGCGCGCCGGCGCCGACGATCACGCAGAGCGCGAACAGCAAATTGATCAAGAAGCGCTGCCCGTTCGGTACGCGCGAGAGCCGCGGCAAGAAGAAAATCGTGTAGCCGACCCAGCACATGAAGAACCAGTAGATCTGCAGGATCGTGTGCCACGCTCTGGTCACCGTGAAGGAGAAGGGGACGCCGAGAACCTTGACGATCGCCGTCCCGGGTCCGCCGCTGACGAAGTCCTCGGCGCTCAGGATGCCGGCGAGGACCTGGGCCAGGAAGAGGATCACGGCGAACGCGAAGAACTTGTAGGTGGCGCGTTGCGTGGGTCGAACGAACTCGTAGCCGCGCTCCAGCTCCGCGGTCGTCAGCGTTCCGCCGTTGGCGCCGTTGAACGGATCGCCGGGCAACTCCTTCATCTGGCCGTAGACGTAGAGCACCAGCATCGCCCCCGCGAACAGCACCAGGATCGACAGGAAGCTCCACATCACGGTCGGCGTGGTCGGCACGTTCCCGGCGTCGGGATCGTACGGCCAGTTGTGCGTGTAGCTGTAGGGCTCACCCGGCCGCTTGGCGCCGGAGACCCAGCCGCCCCAGAAGAAGTATGCGGAGAGCGCCCGCAGGTCGTTCGGGTCGGTGATGTAGTTCGCCAACCGGAACTTCGCCGGATACGTCGGGTCCGTGAACACCCGCGCATAGTGCGTCTGCAGATCCTGATACGCGCGGATCTGGGCGTCGTTGATGCGGATGACGCCCGCGGCCTCGTCGTAGCCGTTCTCCTTGATCTCGCGCTGCACCCGCACCGCGATCGCGTCGCGGTCGGTTTGGCTCGAGGTGCCGCCGCTCGCCGCTTGGGCCTCGTAGAACGACCGCATGGAGACGACCGTGTGGTGCAGGGCCTCGGCGGTGAAGTCCGGTCCCCGTTCCGCGCCGTCGCCCCAGAACGATCCCCAGGACATCAGGCCGCGGATGTGGAACAGCTCCTGTCCGCGCAGGATGTCGGAGAGCGGGATCACCTCCTTGCCGGTGCTGGCCGACACGAACGGAACGCGCGGCGGAGCGCTGCCGTACGTCCAGGTGCCGAGAGCGATCAACCCGAGCAGGCTGACCGCGGTGACGATCGCGAATTGGGTCAGCCAATTCGGCTTGGCGAGCATCCATTTGCCGAGGTTCTGCCTCGTCCGGGAGTTTCGGGTGCGTGCTTTCACGTCAGTGTGCATGTGATGATCCTCCTCACGTGTGCGTCACTGTGGCGGGGCTCACGACGCGAACGCCGTGGGCACCTCGGCGGCGCCGTTGAAGAAGCGCTGCAGGCTCTGGTTGTACCGATAGAAGGCGTCTACCTCGAGTTGATCCGGTCCGCTGACGCGCATCGGATCGTCGGGGAACGTCAGGTAGTTGAGCGTGTGCGTGAGGTCGGGCCCGGCGTTGGCGCGGATGTTCTCGATCATCTCGCGCCAGGTCTCGAGCGAGGCCTCGAGCACGAAATGCTCGGACGTCGCTTCCTTCAGGTTGGCCAGCTTCCGCACCGAGGATGTCTTGAAGCCGTCGAACCCGACCTCGTAGAGCTGCGTGCCCGCGGGAGCCTCGACCTGGACCACCATCGTGCACTCGAGGGGGCCGAGTTCGCGGTACCCTGCTTCGTCCTGGTCCATGCGGCGCGCGAGCGCCTCGAACCACTGCGTCGACGGAAACAGCGTCGTGTCGGTCATGGGATGG harbors:
- a CDS encoding NAD(P)/FAD-dependent oxidoreductase yields the protein MDARHYDAIVIGSGPGGLSCATLLQKRGIATLLVEKNGFLGGKMVSVKKDGYAYDLFPHGQVPMRQPAFESIFVELGVGDEFRPALQPDDTRDVIKICYRRRDWKDYKLAAQSQAMTDATPFFRLWEIDEEAQQKVVAIMAEIATMPDEQVDTLDGVSMHEFLARRDTPEALYSYMAFHANASLAEPIDLVAASEQIRILKQIMLQGGGGQYKGGFGLLTDVMAREFEKNGGVIVRSAKVEKIIVEDGAVTGVTTTKGTFAARVVVSSAGIQPTVLKLVDAQHFDRSYLNYIKGLAPGWGFTSIRYFLNKPVMDVPMYVAYSDDSWWNMERFRRVKEGRIPDEVILFMCNHSFYDEEAAPPGKQVLVSGTICSPNPEAEEIAGLWKRMDEQMVKFFPEIWNAIERKEYAGPRDISKMTRDGVLPGQGGECVGLGQIVGQCGKMKPDPAAPIRGLYYAGADAGGAGMGTHQAACSGIEVARLVGHFLNKLHKTQ
- a CDS encoding NAD(P)/FAD-dependent oxidoreductase; the encoded protein is MAETSYDVIVIGAGFGGSACAGLLAKRGLRVLLVEKNARAGGKAMSLSKHGFTYTAWVVIGAPVIGNLYEAVAKELGVEDLVQLVTPGAPASLYKTSSGAYTRVPDMPVGQTDPMQIFDWLEVAPADRDAALMFFAGLTMMPPEEIAKLHGVSFQDWIERQHIPRSLYAFLVSNCCDGMFMVPVDQLDAAEAIASLQDMFLRHGGMFCRGGFGRVAEAYCEAVRRFGGTVLMKTKTERILVEDGAVAGVVTSAGTFRAPIVISNAGLQPTVLRLLGERDCPPEYREYVERLVPSWSLLGYRYFLRRPVIDAAFGVVFSDTSPWTLDRLEKAHAGQASREGVVYFEVPSNYDPEAAPAGKQMVLTGSFCPPSPQMTRAEIEAWAQAGEDVIFKAFPALEDAIEEKELYTPKDVSNLTRESAIHGHGGETIGLGQIVGQCGPSKPSIQAPVRGLFVVGCDAGGSGVGTQQAIASGRNVAEAVFRHHHASRAA
- a CDS encoding cbb3-type cytochrome c oxidase subunit I, which translates into the protein MHTDVKARTRNSRTRQNLGKWMLAKPNWLTQFAIVTAVSLLGLIALGTWTYGSAPPRVPFVSASTGKEVIPLSDILRGQELFHIRGLMSWGSFWGDGAERGPDFTAEALHHTVVSMRSFYEAQAASGGTSSQTDRDAIAVRVQREIKENGYDEAAGVIRINDAQIRAYQDLQTHYARVFTDPTYPAKFRLANYITDPNDLRALSAYFFWGGWVSGAKRPGEPYSYTHNWPYDPDAGNVPTTPTVMWSFLSILVLFAGAMLVLYVYGQMKELPGDPFNGANGGTLTTAELERGYEFVRPTQRATYKFFAFAVILFLAQVLAGILSAEDFVSGGPGTAIVKVLGVPFSFTVTRAWHTILQIYWFFMCWVGYTIFFLPRLSRVPNGQRFLINLLFALCVIVGAGALFGIYFGHMGYMSDTASYWLGSQGWEFMELGRFWHILMLASFVLWIAIIYRGVRPWITKQNMWSVPAWLFYGSGIMVLFLFFGLGATPSGNFAITDYWRWMTVHMWVEVTFEVFTTCIVAYLLVQMGLLNRSMAERVIFLAVMMFLITAIVGISHNFYWIAKPTGIIALGSVFSTMQVLPLLLMTLDAWRMRNEKLRAGEHRAQGKQKFVMEGVWLFILACNFWNIVGAGVFGSLINLPIVNYFEHGTYLTHNHAHAAMFGVKGNIALAGVLFCCQHLFPRAAWNEKLLRTSFWSLQAGLVLMMVLDLFPVGLYQMAAVVTHGFWYARTNDFVTGPVWVKLTWLRTIGGVIFLFGGVLPLLWFILSRGRVLVRELELEEGEWTVYEKDWAAHEEEIEHALTS